The sequence CATTAAATATCTTTGAACCTTATATTCCATCCAATTGCCTTTCATAACGTAAAAAAACACGCATTGAATAGGGTGAAAACTTAGTAAAATGTGCGTCCAACGCATTCATAAACACCTGAAATTCTTTTAATTAACACCAACTAGGTTTTTAACGAATGTTTACTTCGCAATAACACCCAAATAAGATGATAAAGCGAATGTTTTATGCTGTTTATAATATGTCATCAAATGGACTTTTTATATTCATGATCGACTTTCTACTAACAAATGTATATATTTCTGTTGTTTTAGAGCTGCTGTGTCCCAACAATTCTTGTATAACTCTCAAATCAACACCATCTTCAAGCAAATGAGTAGCAAAACAATGCCGCATAACATGGGGCGTTACTGTTTGTTTTATTTTGGCTGCTTTGGCTGCTTTTTTTATTACTTCTTGAACACTTTTGGCTGAATACTTTTCTGAATTTTGTCCGCTAAGCAAATACTTTTTGGGCAAATAACTTTTTAGATACGCATGCAATAAAGGAATCAGCTTTATGGGAATTGGAACAACCCTAATCTTTTTCCCTTTTCCTTTTATTCTTACCATCCTTCTATCAAAGTCGATGTTGTTTACCTCCAGCTCAATTAATTCATTACACCTTAAGCCACATCCGTATAACAAACCAATAATAATCTGATGCTTTAAATTATGTATTTGCTTAAACATTCGGGCAACCGCCTCCTTTGAAATGACTTTGGGTAAGTTTTTTTCTTTTCTGGGTTGTGGCAAATCAAAATTATCTAGCTCAATCCGGTGAATGAACAAATAATATTTTCGTAAAGTGGTAATAATTTGTCTGTGGTAAGAATTAGAAAATCCTTCTTTTTCAACCTTATTGTGCAAATAGGTTTTTATTAATTCTAAAGGAATCTCATCTGAATTAAAATCATGACCACTAGATTGTAAAAAGTGAAGAAAAAAGTTGAGTAGCGACTCGTATTGAATAATGGTGTTTTTTGATAAATTTAACAAACGTAATTGTCTGCCAAACTCTGACGGAACAAGATTTTCTTTATTAACTTTTTCAACTTTCTTTTTAGAAGGTCTGATGCTAAAATCACTATTTTCAATGATGATTGTACATTTTTCATCTGCAAATGCATTTTTTAAATCTTCCAGATTATATTCTCCTCCGTAAACCGACCACATTTTAGCACCAGCATGATACCAGGCTCCATGAAGACTTTTTATCCGATCAATCCAACTTTTATTATAGTCAAATTCTAAATAATTCCTGTTCTCGACCTCATTTACCCTCACCTTAAGTATGTTGTTTTGGGACAATCTGTTTGAAATTTGTTCCTTATTTTCCTTAAATTCACTTATCTCTAACTCTGTCAGACCTTTAAACGTATTTAGGACAGCATCCCTGTTGCTACGATTATCTGCTAAATGCCAGCATCGATAACTCTGACTCCATCGTGCTTCCTTAATTGTTTTAATCAAATCAATTAATTGCTGGTTGTAGGGAAAATCAAGACGTATGTGTGCAAATCCCTTGTAAGTAAATTGTTTTAATTTGATTTGTTCGAGATGATTTTTTATTTTATCCATTGAATGCATAAAAAAAGAGAATGAATATAATTACCATAAAATTACACGTATTTTCTAAATAATCATTCTCAATAACTATTATTTAATAAGTCTTTCATTATTCAGCAAAACACATGGCCACATCTACATATTTCTTACATCTGTTGTAAGAAATTTATATTACTGATTTACGATGTAATTTTTACTCAAGTTTAATCTTTCTCCTATGACAGTTTTAGGTTTGGCTTTTCAGTTTTAATTATAGCTTCGCCCGCTCAATCACATAAAAACGCTTGAATCTTTAAAGTTTATATCGTATCCCAGATTTAAATCAAGCAGTTTTGAGGTAATTTATTTTTGTAGTTGTATTATAACGTCACAACTAATTTAAATATTATCTTTAGATTAATCCGATTAAATTTCTATTCCATGTAGCCGATGTTAAATCCATACATTTTTTGTAAAATGGAGCTTATAAACTAACTATAGAAGCAATTACTCCTTGGCCAATCTGAAATCTCAATTTGAAGGAAATATTTCTAATTAACCAATAGCAATTACTAGCACTTATTATTAATCATTTGCATCTACATGCATTTATTAGCAGCAGTTTTATGCATTAAAATATGTTTGCCTTCAAATTCTAAAAAAGCAAACATAAATGCCTTTACATTCCTTTCAGACCTCTGTAATTACTACATCATCAGGTGTTATTGGTGGAGTTACCAAAGCAATCAACTCAGGTTTTACACTTTGTAGTATTTCAATCCCACACATTATTGATGTAGCTTTTTATGCAGCCTTATCTGCCTTCATTGGTTATTCCATCAAACTAGGATTTGATGAACTCCGAGGATTTATCAAAAGAAAAAGGAGCAAATCATGAATGCCGTTGGAAAAGTATTCGTTGCAGGATTGGGCATCTTCGGCATCAGCAAATTGTTTTCAGCTGTTCAAGCCTTCAATGTCACTGAAGAGTTGAAAATCAATATCCTTAATCCAAGAGTTATCAACGCTGATAAAAATCCCTTTTCAGGTGGATTGGAAGTTGGATTTGAACTGCAATTACAAAATCCAACCCGAGGTAGCTTGAAAGTTACACAACCATATATGCAGATCCTTTCAGGCAAATCTGTTATTGCGCAAAGTCCGGTCAGCCAAAAAGAATACAGCATCAATCCATTATCGGAACTGACATTAGATACTATCAAGTTTAAACTTGGCTGGATGACTATTATCAATACACTCCTATCAAAGAAGTATGGCTTACCTACTGAACTCTCCTTGATTCAAAAAGTGACATGGATTATAACCAATTACAAAAAGATGATCAATACACTTGATCTCTCTGTCCGATATACCAATTATGCCAATGGGCTTTTCTATGCTAATGTAGAAAAAATCAAATATTAGATGAGTCAATTACTTCAAATAGGAAATGTCACATCAGGTTATCGTTCTATCCGAAGCGGGAAAGAATACGATAAGTTATTCACTAAGCCAGATAAAAGAGATCGCGTCATCATAGAAGATGGAGAAGTTGATCAAACTGTAAACCTGATGAAAAAAGTGGTATGGAAATACCTGGATGATACCAAACAAATAGCCAAACTATTAAGAGGCAATAGTCCCCAAGCAACCTCAAAAAAAATCTGGGATTTCCTTTA is a genomic window of Bacteroidota bacterium containing:
- a CDS encoding tyrosine-type recombinase/integrase; protein product: MDKIKNHLEQIKLKQFTYKGFAHIRLDFPYNQQLIDLIKTIKEARWSQSYRCWHLADNRSNRDAVLNTFKGLTELEISEFKENKEQISNRLSQNNILKVRVNEVENRNYLEFDYNKSWIDRIKSLHGAWYHAGAKMWSVYGGEYNLEDLKNAFADEKCTIIIENSDFSIRPSKKKVEKVNKENLVPSEFGRQLRLLNLSKNTIIQYESLLNFFLHFLQSSGHDFNSDEIPLELIKTYLHNKVEKEGFSNSYHRQIITTLRKYYLFIHRIELDNFDLPQPRKEKNLPKVISKEAVARMFKQIHNLKHQIIIGLLYGCGLRCNELIELEVNNIDFDRRMVRIKGKGKKIRVVPIPIKLIPLLHAYLKSYLPKKYLLSGQNSEKYSAKSVQEVIKKAAKAAKIKQTVTPHVMRHCFATHLLEDGVDLRVIQELLGHSSSKTTEIYTFVSRKSIMNIKSPFDDIL